In one Desulfobacterales bacterium genomic region, the following are encoded:
- a CDS encoding ABC transporter permease, with product VALISFLVGMILAFIGAIQLALFGAEIYVANLVGIAMVRLMAAIMTGIVMAGRTGGAFAAQLGTMQVNQEIDSLKTLGLSPMEFLVLPRMLALALMMPLLSLFANVMGILGGAVATVTLPGISLIQYFNQLVAAVRLWDLWIGLFSAALYGVIVAVAGCMRGMQCGRSASAVGDAATSAVVTAIVGIIVTTAVITVMTKVLGI from the coding sequence GTGGCCCTCATCAGTTTTCTGGTGGGAATGATCCTGGCCTTTATCGGCGCCATTCAGCTGGCCCTTTTCGGGGCCGAGATCTATGTGGCCAATCTGGTGGGCATTGCCATGGTCAGGCTGATGGCGGCCATTATGACGGGAATTGTCATGGCCGGCCGCACCGGAGGGGCCTTTGCCGCCCAGCTTGGCACCATGCAGGTGAATCAGGAAATCGATTCGCTGAAAACCCTGGGTCTGTCGCCGATGGAGTTTCTGGTCCTTCCGCGTATGCTGGCCCTGGCTCTGATGATGCCGCTGCTGTCCCTTTTTGCCAACGTCATGGGCATCCTGGGCGGAGCGGTGGCAACTGTCACCCTGCCCGGCATCAGCTTGATCCAGTATTTTAACCAATTGGTCGCGGCGGTGCGTCTCTGGGATCTGTGGATCGGACTTTTCAGCGCTGCCCTTTACGGCGTGATCGTGGCGGTTGCCGGTTGCATGCGCGGCATGCAGTGCGGCCGCAGCGCATCTGCGGTAGGCGATGCCGCCACCTCCGCCGTGGTCACGGCCATTGTCGGCATCATTGTGACTACTGCGGTAATTACCGTAATGACCAAAGTGTTGGGAATATAA